Proteins from one Candidatus Binatia bacterium genomic window:
- the radC gene encoding DNA repair protein RadC, with translation MAGKYPIKEWPEEDRPREKLLDRGAEALTDAELLAILLRTGNASTGESALDHARLLLTQFGGIKGIDNAPITDLGSIKGIGPAKSAQLKAGLEIGRRLGREKWEAGRALRSSEDVYRHFAERLDKEKREIFYVVLLNNKNRKIREVKISEGSLTASLVHPREVYNPVIRESAAAVIFVHNHPSGDPAPSPEDIDITRRLKQVGEVMGIRVLDHVVIGHDRYYSFSDRGML, from the coding sequence ATGGCCGGCAAATATCCGATCAAGGAATGGCCGGAGGAGGACCGCCCGAGAGAAAAACTCCTCGACCGCGGCGCCGAGGCGCTGACCGACGCGGAGCTTCTCGCGATCCTTCTCCGCACTGGTAACGCCAGCACCGGCGAGAGCGCGCTCGATCACGCGCGCCTTCTGCTGACGCAGTTCGGCGGCATCAAAGGCATCGACAATGCCCCGATCACCGACCTCGGCTCGATCAAAGGAATCGGCCCGGCTAAAAGCGCGCAGTTAAAAGCCGGGCTGGAGATCGGCCGGCGATTGGGACGGGAGAAGTGGGAAGCGGGACGTGCGCTCCGCTCGTCTGAAGACGTTTACCGCCACTTCGCCGAGCGGCTGGATAAAGAGAAGCGCGAGATTTTCTACGTCGTCCTTCTGAACAACAAGAACCGAAAAATCCGCGAAGTGAAAATCTCCGAGGGCTCGCTCACCGCTTCGCTCGTCCATCCGCGCGAAGTTTATAATCCGGTCATCCGCGAATCCGCCGCCGCTGTCATCTTCGTCCACAATCATCCGAGCGGCGATCCGGCGCCTAGCCCGGAAGACATCGACATCACGCGGCGGTTGAAGCAGGTGGGCGAAGTCATGGGCATCCGGGTTTTGGACCACGTCGTGATCGGCCATGACCGCTACTACTCCTTCAGCGACCGCGGAATGCTCTAG
- a CDS encoding MFS transporter: MLTYSDWQTTLQVWALPGIVVGLSYALFCPEAERPTHREKRLQKLVWQDIVRNRNVLVMFFVSVFRTLGQSGLMVFLPLYLTLQLKLSVGVMGFYISTLFFFAGVSPTFSGWLSDRIGRVRLIVIGSALAAFAVMSLPHLSPGIPLGIGCALVGGLLWALRPVIFAAAMELAPPELSGTTVGFLYSGNMGFSFLAPLSAGLIADAYGLPAAVTFIGIFPLLASLVPLGFLRGQAG, encoded by the coding sequence TTGCTGACGTACTCGGACTGGCAAACGACGCTTCAAGTCTGGGCACTGCCGGGAATCGTCGTGGGACTTTCCTACGCTTTATTTTGCCCCGAGGCCGAACGCCCGACGCATCGCGAAAAGCGGCTCCAAAAGCTCGTCTGGCAGGACATCGTAAGGAACCGCAACGTCCTGGTCATGTTTTTCGTCTCGGTCTTCCGGACGCTGGGCCAGAGCGGCCTCATGGTTTTTCTGCCGCTCTACCTGACGCTCCAACTGAAGCTCTCGGTCGGCGTCATGGGATTTTATATCTCGACGCTTTTTTTCTTCGCCGGCGTCTCGCCGACCTTTTCCGGCTGGCTCTCGGACCGCATCGGCCGGGTGCGGCTGATCGTCATCGGCTCGGCGCTCGCCGCCTTTGCGGTCATGTCGCTGCCGCATCTGTCTCCGGGAATTCCTCTGGGGATCGGCTGCGCGCTAGTCGGAGGGCTGCTCTGGGCTTTGCGGCCGGTGATTTTCGCCGCCGCGATGGAGCTGGCGCCGCCGGAGCTGTCCGGCACGACGGTGGGATTTCTCTACAGCGGCAACATGGGGTTTTCGTTTTTGGCGCCGCTCTCGGCCGGGCTCATCGCCGACGCTTACGGCCTGCCCGCCGCCGTCACGTTCATCGGAATCTTCCCGCTGCTCGCGAGTCTTGTGCCGCTGGGGTTCCTACGAGGACAAGCAGGTTAG
- a CDS encoding transposase, translating to MPRQARLDAPGTLHHVIIRGIEKRRIVDDDQDRKNFVSR from the coding sequence ATGCCCAGGCAAGCGAGATTGGATGCACCAGGCACCTTGCATCACGTCATCATCAGGGGAATCGAAAAGAGAAGAATCGTTGACGACGATCAGGACCGAAAAAACTTTGTTTCTCGG
- a CDS encoding RHS repeat-associated core domain-containing protein, whose protein sequence is MPRLEASFASPSTSATRRSPAARRLRRDPFQYTRRENDGTGLFYYRNRYYHPTLQRFTSEDPIGFASGDYNLYGYVGNNPINFTDPLGLCKDECPGGRPKSFFDCFLNCLSDYDPLNLILGNLAGTLGGYLLTTTRIGGGYTIGTNIFRTFLSPVNAALAGSAARTVLGAGSGVLTAIYAAIAAQCAAECLNERPVWSLTRETMVKDTPSRNLKLAITVLGVLLIFFVGFNYAFLHLQSYLEEYFSKRTIQIFLLSLVVGLGLLACYQSFARLRKMAQLPGEQHKPLNRALRSVVLFLLLVIINLLLIQNFSVQTTLAIDACLLLLGIVSLVRFFPEYVRSYKRRSLFELRQELRGLRREEKERSARGKKKETG, encoded by the coding sequence GTGCCCAGACTTGAAGCGTCGTTTGCCAGTCCGAGTACGTCAGCAACGCGCCGATCGCCAGCGGCGCGACGACTTCGCCGAGATCCCTTCCAATATACTCGAAGAGAAAATGATGGAACTGGACTTTTCTATTACCGTAACCGCTACTACCATCCGACTTTGCAACGCTTTACCAGCGAAGATCCGATTGGATTTGCTAGCGGAGATTACAACCTCTATGGCTACGTGGGCAACAATCCGATAAATTTCACAGATCCGCTAGGCTTGTGCAAAGACGAATGCCCTGGCGGCCGACCGAAATCATTTTTCGACTGTTTTCTAAATTGTTTAAGTGATTATGATCCGCTTAATTTGATACTCGGTAATCTCGCTGGGACACTCGGTGGCTATCTTTTAACGACAACGCGGATAGGCGGAGGCTACACGATAGGTACAAATATTTTTAGGACGTTCCTTAGCCCTGTAAATGCTGCGCTTGCTGGTAGTGCAGCAAGAACAGTTCTTGGTGCCGGTTCAGGGGTCTTGACAGCGATTTATGCGGCTATCGCGGCTCAATGTGCTGCGGAATGCTTGAACGAACGACCAGTGTGGTCATTAACGCGTGAGACAATGGTCAAGGATACACCCAGTAGGAACCTAAAATTAGCCATCACCGTTTTAGGTGTATTGCTTATCTTCTTCGTCGGTTTCAATTATGCATTCCTTCACCTACAGTCCTACCTAGAGGAGTATTTTTCAAAGAGGACGATTCAAATCTTTTTATTGTCGTTGGTTGTTGGCTTAGGTCTGCTTGCATGTTATCAGAGTTTTGCACGACTGAGGAAGATGGCTCAGTTGCCCGGCGAACAACATAAGCCCCTCAACAGAGCATTGCGTTCTGTGGTTCTATTCCTGTTGCTTGTAATAATTAACCTGCTCCTGATACAGAATTTTTCTGTCCAAACGACACTAGCCATCGATGCTTGCTTGTTGCTGCTTGGTATTGTTTCGCTAGTCCGCTTTTTCCCGGAGTACGTGCGATCTTATAAAAGGCGCTCTCTATTCGAGTTGCGCCAGGAGCTAAGAGGGTTGCGGCGCGAAGAAAAGGAACGGTCGGCTAGGGGTAAGAAAAAAGAGACTGGCTGA
- a CDS encoding class I SAM-dependent rRNA methyltransferase, which translates to MKIFLKKGREAPVMRGHPWIFSGAIESTEAESERAGIADVFDYKRNWLACGLFNPKSQIRVRVLTWEKEEIDASFFSRRLSHAAALRKRLLTPSTDSYRLVNGEGDFLPGLAVDRYGDFLVCQFFTAGIDSLKAVVVETLASLLEPRGIYDRSEGGVRDEEELPPSVGVLAGEEPPELIRIQENGIGFLVDVRKGQKTGFFLDQRDNRALLSSLARDMTVLNLFAYTGGFAAYALKAGAKRAISVESSKPALELARQNFALNGFAVGEGDLLRADAFSYLKNSTETFDIIVLDPPSLAPRRGDVEAAAGGYKFLNLHALRLLEPGGLLLTFCCSQHVSIDLFQKIVFGAAVDAGRRVQVVKRVGHAPDHPVSLRHPEGEYLKGLLLKVLE; encoded by the coding sequence ATGAAAATATTTCTCAAAAAAGGCAGAGAGGCTCCTGTCATGAGGGGCCATCCGTGGATTTTTTCCGGCGCGATCGAAAGCACTGAAGCGGAGTCGGAGCGCGCGGGCATCGCCGATGTCTTCGATTACAAGAGGAACTGGCTGGCCTGCGGTCTTTTCAATCCCAAGTCCCAGATCAGGGTGCGCGTCCTCACCTGGGAGAAGGAAGAGATCGACGCCTCTTTTTTTTCCCGCCGTCTCTCTCATGCCGCCGCGCTGAGAAAACGCCTGCTCACCCCTTCCACCGACAGCTATCGCCTGGTCAACGGTGAAGGCGACTTCCTCCCCGGCCTGGCCGTCGATCGCTACGGAGATTTTCTTGTCTGCCAGTTTTTTACCGCGGGAATCGACTCTCTCAAAGCCGTCGTCGTGGAGACGCTCGCGAGTTTGCTTGAGCCGCGAGGTATCTACGACCGGAGCGAAGGCGGCGTCAGAGACGAGGAGGAACTTCCGCCTTCGGTCGGCGTTCTCGCCGGCGAGGAGCCGCCGGAGCTGATCCGAATCCAGGAGAACGGCATCGGTTTTCTCGTCGACGTAAGAAAGGGACAGAAGACGGGGTTCTTTTTGGACCAGAGAGACAACCGCGCGCTGCTCTCGTCGCTCGCGCGCGACATGACGGTTCTCAACTTATTCGCTTACACCGGCGGCTTCGCGGCGTATGCGCTGAAGGCCGGAGCGAAGCGGGCGATCTCCGTCGAGTCGTCCAAGCCGGCGCTGGAGTTGGCGAGACAAAATTTCGCGCTCAACGGCTTCGCCGTCGGCGAAGGCGATCTCCTCCGCGCCGACGCGTTCTCCTATCTCAAGAACTCGACGGAAACTTTCGACATCATCGTGCTCGATCCGCCCTCGCTCGCGCCCAGGCGCGGCGACGTGGAGGCCGCGGCGGGCGGATATAAATTCTTAAATCTTCACGCTCTCCGGCTGCTGGAGCCCGGCGGGCTGCTCCTTACTTTCTGCTGCTCGCAGCACGTTTCCATCGATCTATTTCAGAAAATCGTTTTCGGCGCCGCCGTTGACGCCGGCCGGAGAGTTCAAGTGGTGAAGCGGGTCGGCCACGCGCCGGACCACCCCGTCAGCCTCCGCCATCCCGAAGGCGAATACCTCAAGGGACTCCTTTTGAAAGTGCTGGAGTAA